From a region of the Desmodus rotundus isolate HL8 chromosome 7, HLdesRot8A.1, whole genome shotgun sequence genome:
- the UACA gene encoding uveal autoantigen with coiled-coil domains and ankyrin repeats isoform X1 yields the protein MKSLKSRLRRQDAPGPLSSAAASSAHAADWNKYDDRLMKAAERGDVEKVSSILAKKGVNPGKLDVEGRSAFHVVASKGNLECLNAILIHGVDITTSDTAGRNALHLAAKYGHALCLQKLLQYSCPTEHADLQGRTALHDAAMADCPSSIQLLCDHGASVNAKDVDGRTPLVLATQMCRPTICQLLIDRGADINSRDKQNRTALMLGCEYGCKDAVEVLIKNGADVSLLDALGHDGSYYARIGDNLDILALLKTASENTSRGRDLWKKGPSLQQRNLAHMLDEVNLKSSQREHQSIQELELENGDLKDRLRKIQQEQRILLDKVNGLQLQLNEEVMVADDLESEKEKLKSLLAAKEKQHEESLRTIEALKNRYKYLESDHVGSGSHFSNRKEDTLLKQGQMYMTDSQCTPTGVPAHMQSRSMLRPLELSLPNQTSYSENEILKKELEAMRTFCDSAKQDRLKLQNELAHKVAECKALALECERVREDSDEQIKQLEDALKDVQKRMYESEGKVKQMQTHFLALKEHLTSEAATGNHRLTEELKDQLKDMKAKYEGASAEVGKLRNQIKQNEVLVEEFKREEGKLKEENRRLQREFGMCEVEREKKGRKVTELEVQLKELQATLALSIPAEKFESMRSLLSNEVNEKTKKFIDLEREYEKSLSEIRQLKRELENSKTKLSQLVTLEEHEQLKSRLEQRSGELGKKVPELTAKNQALQKEVEKAYLDNKLLGQQVHNLTTEMKNHYVPLKVNEEMKKSHDRIVGDLNKKLLDVTQKYTEKKLEMEKLLTENDSLSKNVSRLETLFIPPEKHEKEVMALKSNIAELNKQLSELNRKCGEEQEKVYSLMSENTKLKKTMSNQYVPVTTHEEIKTALSSTLDKTNRELFDVKKKLEHVNQELIKIKEEDEILRRNLENTRNQMKAEYISLRQHEEEVRAVSESARKAQDDRAGILASYRKGQAEIVALQGEIEAQKKELDTIQECIKLKYAPVASLEECERKFKATEKELREQLSEQMRKCNSRDEENRKCRRENDKLQKEVCTLQEEVKGKNALIENSHETQRALSRKTEELNRQLKDLSQKYTEVEKEKEKLVEENAKQTSDILTARALLEKQYVPSEQVEALKKSLNGTIENLKEDLRNQQQRYEKEQQAVTALNQLLEKQRSASVPLAEHLQVKEAFEKELGILKASLRATEEENQHKAEEVSKLQSEVQNSKQALKKLETREVVDLSKHKAMKSDLEAQISNLNEKLANLNRKYEEVCEEVLHAKKKELSAKDEKELLHFSIEQEIRDQQERCDKSLSTVTELQQRIHESAKQIEAKDNKITELLNDVERLKQALNGLSQLAYSSGSPSKRQSQLMDALQHQVRSLQQQLADADRQHQEVIAIYRTHLLSAAQGHMDEDVQAALLQIVQMRQGLVC from the exons ctTCCACGTGGTGGCCTCAAAGGGGAATCTGGAATGTCTGAACGCCATCCTCATACACGGAGTTGATATTACAACCAGTGACACTGCAG gGAGAAACGCTCTTCACCTGGCTGCAAAGTATGGACATGCATTGTGCCTACAGAAACTTCTACAG TACAGCTGTCCCACTGAACACGCAGACCTGCAGGGGAGAACCGCACTTCACGATGCTG CCATGGCGGACTGTCCCTCTAGCATACAGCTGCTCTGTGACCACGGGGCCTCGGTGAATGCCAAAGACGTC GATGGGCGGACGCCACTTGTTCTGGCCACTCAGATGTGTAGGCCAACGATATGTCAGCTGCTGATAGACAGAGGAGCGGATATCAATTCCAGAGACAAACAAAACAG AACTGCTCTCATGCTAGGTTGCGAGTATGGTTGCAAAGATGCTGTAGAAGTCTTAATTAAAAATGGTGCTGATGTAAGCTTGCTGGATGCTCTTGGCCATGATGGTTCTTACTATGCAAGAATTGGTGACAACCTGGACATTCTAGCCTTATTGAAGACTGCATCGGAGAATACCAGCAGAG GGAGAGACCTTTGGAAGAAAGGACCATCATTACAACAG CGAAATCTGGCGCACATGCTGGATGAGGTAAATCTGAAGTCCAGTCAGAGGGAACATCAAAGCATTCAG GAATTGGAGCTTGAAAACGGAGATTTGAAAGACAGGTTGAGAAAAATACAGCAAGAACAGAGAATATTATTGGATAAAGTCAATGGTTTACAACTACAGCTAAATGAG gaaGTGATGGTTGCTGATGATCTGGAAAGTGAG AAAGAAAAGCTGAAGTCCCTTTTGGCGGCTAAAGAAAAGCAACATGAAGAAAGTTTGAGAACTATTGAGGCTCtgaaaaatagatataaatatctTGAG AGTGATCACGTTGGATCAGGAAGTCATTTCAGCAACC GAAAAGAAGATACTCTTCTTAAACAAGGTCAGATGTACATGACAGACTCACAG TGTACCCCCACAGGTGTGCCCGCTCACATGCAAAGCAGATCTATGTTGAGACCGCTGGAGCTGTCCTTACCCAATCAGACCTCatattctgaaaatgaaattttaaagaaagagctgGAAGCCATGAGAACGTTCTGCGACTCGGCGAAGCAGGACCGACTCAAGCTCCAGAACGAACTGGCACACAAGGTGGCCGAGTGCAAAGCGCTGGCGCTGGAGTGTGAAAGGGTCAGGGAGGACTCGGACGAACAGATAAAGCAACTCGAGGATGCGTTGAAAGATGTGCAGAAGAGAATGTATGAGTCGGAAGGGAAAGTGAAGCAAATGCAGACCCACTTTCTCGCCCTGAAAGAGCATCTGACAAGTGAGGCCGCTACAGGGAATCACAGGCTGACAGAGGAGCTGAAGGATCAGCTGAAAGACATGAAAGCAAAATACGAAGGCGCTTCAGCAGAAGTGGGAAAATTAAGAAACCAAATCAAACAAAATGAGGTGTTAGTCGAAGAGTTTAAGCGGGAGGAAGGCaagctgaaagaagaaaacaggcgGCTGCAGAGGGAGTTCGGTATGTGTGAAGTGGAgcgagagaagaaagggaggaaggtcACGGAGCTGGAAGTCCAGTTAAAAGAACTGCAAGCCACGTTGGCCCTTTCGATTCCAGCGGAAAAATTTGAAAGCATGAGGAGCCTACTGTCGAATGAAgtaaatgagaagacaaagaagttCATTGATCTGGAAAGAGAGTATGAAAAATCACTCAGTGAAATTAGACAGTTAAAGAGAGAACTTGAGAATAGTAAGACCAAGCTTTCTCAGCTTGTCACTCTGGAGGAACACGAGCAGCTCAAGAGCAGGCTGGAGCAGAGATCGGGAGAACTTGGGAAGAAGGTCCCTGAGCTGACAGCGAAAAACCAGGCCTTACAGAAGGAGGTGGAAAAGGCTTATCTGGATAATAAGCTCCTCGGCCAGCAAGTGCATAACTTAACAACCGAAATGAAAAATCATTATGttcctttaaaagtaaatgaagaaatgaaaaagtcacATGATAGAATTGTCGGTGATTTGAATAAAAAGCTTTTAGATGTGACACAAAAATACACCGAAAAGAAGTTGGAGATGGAGAAGTTGCTGACGGAAAATGACAGTTTAAGTAAAAATGTTAGCCGCCTGGAAACACTGTTCATACCTCCCGAGAAACACGAAAAAGAGGTGATGGCTCTGAAGTCCAATATCGCTGAACTTAACAAACAGCTGTCTGAACTTAATAGGAAATGTGGCGAAGAGCAAGAGAAAGTGTATTCACTCATGTCTGAAAACACCAAATTGAAAAAGACCATGAGTAATCAGTATGTGCCAGTTACAACCCACGAAGAGATCAAAACTGCGCTGAGTAGCACGTTAGATAAAACTAACAGAGAATTGTTCGATGTGAAGAAAAAACTGGAACACGTAAATCaagaacttataaaaataaaagaggaggaTGAAATATTAAGAAGAAACCTGGAGAACACTCGGAACCAAATGAAGGCCGAGTACATCAGCCTTCGCCAGCACGAGGAGGAGGTGCGCGCCGTCAGCGAGAGCGCGAGGAAGGCGCAGGATGACCGCGCCGGAATCCTGGCCAGCTACAGGAAAGGCCAGGCAGAGATTGTGGCACTGCAGGGCGAAATCGAAGCCCAGAAAAAAGAACTCGACACTATACAAGAATGCATTAAACTGAAATATGCTCCAGTTGCCAGCCTTGAAGAGTGTGAGAGGAAGTTCAAGGccacagagaaagaactaagaGAACAGTTGTCGGAGCAGATGCGGAAGTGTAATAGCAGAGACGAGGAGAACAGGAAGTGCAGACGGGAGAACGACAAGCTGCAGAAGGAGGTCTGCACTCTTCAGGAGGAGGTAAAGGGTAAGAACGCTCTCATCGAGAATTCACATGAAACGCAAAGAGCACTGAGCAGAAAGACGGAAGAGCTGAACAGACAGTTGAAGGACCTGTCGCAGAAATACACGgaggtggagaaggagaaggagaagctggtagaagaaaatgccaaacagACTTCTGACATCCTTACAGCACGGGCGCTTCTGGAAAAGCAGTACGTTCCGTCGGAACAGGTCGAGGCCCTGAAGAAGTCTCTCAACGGCACAATTGAGAATCTGAAGGAGGACCTGAGGAATCAGCAGCAGCGTTATGAGAAGGAGCAGCAGGCGGTGACCGCCCTGAACCAGCTGCTGGAGAAGCAGCGCAGCGCCTCGGTGCCACTGGCAGAGCACTTGCAGGTGAAGGAAGCCTTTGAGAAAGAACTCGGGATCCTGAAAGCCAGCTTGAGGGCCACGGAAGAAGAAAACCAACACAAAGCTGAAGAAGTCTCCAAACTCCAGTCGGAGGTTCAGAATAGCaaacaagcattaaaaaaattagagacCAGGGAGGTAGTTGATTTGTCTAAACACAAAGCGATGAAAAGTGATTTGGAGGCGCAGATTTCCAACTTAAATGAAAAACTGGCCAATCTGAATAGGAAGTATGAAGAAGTGTGTGAGGAGGTTCTGCATGCCAAAAAGAAGGAGCTATCTGCAAAGGATGAGAAAGAGTTACTCCATTTCAGCATCGAGCAGGAAATCCGGGACCAGCAGGAGCGGTGCGACAAGTCTCTGTCAACAGTCACAGAGTTACAGCAGAGAATACATGAGTCTGCTAAGCAGATCGAGGCGAAAGACAATAAG ATAACTGAGCTGCTTAATGATGTAGAAAGACTGAAACAGGCCCTGAATGGCCTCTCACAACTTGCCTACTCAAGCGGGAGTCCGAGCAAGAGGCAGAGCCAACTGATGGACGCGCTGCAGCACCAAGTGCGgtccctgcagcagcagctggct GATGCTGACAGACAGCACCAAGAAGTAATTGCAATTTATCGGACACACCTTCTCAGTGCCGCACAG GGCCACATGGACGAAGACGTGCAGGCGGCCCTGCTCCAGATTGTGCAGATGCGGCAGGGGCTCGTGTGCTAG
- the UACA gene encoding uveal autoantigen with coiled-coil domains and ankyrin repeats isoform X3: MKSLKSRLRRQDAPGPLSSAAASSAHAADWNKYDDRLMKAAERGDVEKVSSILAKKGVNPGKLDVEGRSAFHVVASKGNLECLNAILIHGVDITTSDTAGRNALHLAAKYGHALCLQKLLQYSCPTEHADLQGRTALHDAAMADCPSSIQLLCDHGASVNAKDVDGRTPLVLATQMCRPTICQLLIDRGADINSRDKQNRTALMLGCEYGCKDAVEVLIKNGADVSLLDALGHDGSYYARIGDNLDILALLKTASENTSRGRDLWKKGPSLQQRNLAHMLDEVNLKSSQREHQSIQELELENGDLKDRLRKIQQEQRILLDKVNGLQLQLNEEVMVADDLESESDHVGSGSHFSNRKEDTLLKQGQMYMTDSQCTPTGVPAHMQSRSMLRPLELSLPNQTSYSENEILKKELEAMRTFCDSAKQDRLKLQNELAHKVAECKALALECERVREDSDEQIKQLEDALKDVQKRMYESEGKVKQMQTHFLALKEHLTSEAATGNHRLTEELKDQLKDMKAKYEGASAEVGKLRNQIKQNEVLVEEFKREEGKLKEENRRLQREFGMCEVEREKKGRKVTELEVQLKELQATLALSIPAEKFESMRSLLSNEVNEKTKKFIDLEREYEKSLSEIRQLKRELENSKTKLSQLVTLEEHEQLKSRLEQRSGELGKKVPELTAKNQALQKEVEKAYLDNKLLGQQVHNLTTEMKNHYVPLKVNEEMKKSHDRIVGDLNKKLLDVTQKYTEKKLEMEKLLTENDSLSKNVSRLETLFIPPEKHEKEVMALKSNIAELNKQLSELNRKCGEEQEKVYSLMSENTKLKKTMSNQYVPVTTHEEIKTALSSTLDKTNRELFDVKKKLEHVNQELIKIKEEDEILRRNLENTRNQMKAEYISLRQHEEEVRAVSESARKAQDDRAGILASYRKGQAEIVALQGEIEAQKKELDTIQECIKLKYAPVASLEECERKFKATEKELREQLSEQMRKCNSRDEENRKCRRENDKLQKEVCTLQEEVKGKNALIENSHETQRALSRKTEELNRQLKDLSQKYTEVEKEKEKLVEENAKQTSDILTARALLEKQYVPSEQVEALKKSLNGTIENLKEDLRNQQQRYEKEQQAVTALNQLLEKQRSASVPLAEHLQVKEAFEKELGILKASLRATEEENQHKAEEVSKLQSEVQNSKQALKKLETREVVDLSKHKAMKSDLEAQISNLNEKLANLNRKYEEVCEEVLHAKKKELSAKDEKELLHFSIEQEIRDQQERCDKSLSTVTELQQRIHESAKQIEAKDNKITELLNDVERLKQALNGLSQLAYSSGSPSKRQSQLMDALQHQVRSLQQQLADADRQHQEVIAIYRTHLLSAAQGHMDEDVQAALLQIVQMRQGLVC; the protein is encoded by the exons ctTCCACGTGGTGGCCTCAAAGGGGAATCTGGAATGTCTGAACGCCATCCTCATACACGGAGTTGATATTACAACCAGTGACACTGCAG gGAGAAACGCTCTTCACCTGGCTGCAAAGTATGGACATGCATTGTGCCTACAGAAACTTCTACAG TACAGCTGTCCCACTGAACACGCAGACCTGCAGGGGAGAACCGCACTTCACGATGCTG CCATGGCGGACTGTCCCTCTAGCATACAGCTGCTCTGTGACCACGGGGCCTCGGTGAATGCCAAAGACGTC GATGGGCGGACGCCACTTGTTCTGGCCACTCAGATGTGTAGGCCAACGATATGTCAGCTGCTGATAGACAGAGGAGCGGATATCAATTCCAGAGACAAACAAAACAG AACTGCTCTCATGCTAGGTTGCGAGTATGGTTGCAAAGATGCTGTAGAAGTCTTAATTAAAAATGGTGCTGATGTAAGCTTGCTGGATGCTCTTGGCCATGATGGTTCTTACTATGCAAGAATTGGTGACAACCTGGACATTCTAGCCTTATTGAAGACTGCATCGGAGAATACCAGCAGAG GGAGAGACCTTTGGAAGAAAGGACCATCATTACAACAG CGAAATCTGGCGCACATGCTGGATGAGGTAAATCTGAAGTCCAGTCAGAGGGAACATCAAAGCATTCAG GAATTGGAGCTTGAAAACGGAGATTTGAAAGACAGGTTGAGAAAAATACAGCAAGAACAGAGAATATTATTGGATAAAGTCAATGGTTTACAACTACAGCTAAATGAG gaaGTGATGGTTGCTGATGATCTGGAAAGTGAG AGTGATCACGTTGGATCAGGAAGTCATTTCAGCAACC GAAAAGAAGATACTCTTCTTAAACAAGGTCAGATGTACATGACAGACTCACAG TGTACCCCCACAGGTGTGCCCGCTCACATGCAAAGCAGATCTATGTTGAGACCGCTGGAGCTGTCCTTACCCAATCAGACCTCatattctgaaaatgaaattttaaagaaagagctgGAAGCCATGAGAACGTTCTGCGACTCGGCGAAGCAGGACCGACTCAAGCTCCAGAACGAACTGGCACACAAGGTGGCCGAGTGCAAAGCGCTGGCGCTGGAGTGTGAAAGGGTCAGGGAGGACTCGGACGAACAGATAAAGCAACTCGAGGATGCGTTGAAAGATGTGCAGAAGAGAATGTATGAGTCGGAAGGGAAAGTGAAGCAAATGCAGACCCACTTTCTCGCCCTGAAAGAGCATCTGACAAGTGAGGCCGCTACAGGGAATCACAGGCTGACAGAGGAGCTGAAGGATCAGCTGAAAGACATGAAAGCAAAATACGAAGGCGCTTCAGCAGAAGTGGGAAAATTAAGAAACCAAATCAAACAAAATGAGGTGTTAGTCGAAGAGTTTAAGCGGGAGGAAGGCaagctgaaagaagaaaacaggcgGCTGCAGAGGGAGTTCGGTATGTGTGAAGTGGAgcgagagaagaaagggaggaaggtcACGGAGCTGGAAGTCCAGTTAAAAGAACTGCAAGCCACGTTGGCCCTTTCGATTCCAGCGGAAAAATTTGAAAGCATGAGGAGCCTACTGTCGAATGAAgtaaatgagaagacaaagaagttCATTGATCTGGAAAGAGAGTATGAAAAATCACTCAGTGAAATTAGACAGTTAAAGAGAGAACTTGAGAATAGTAAGACCAAGCTTTCTCAGCTTGTCACTCTGGAGGAACACGAGCAGCTCAAGAGCAGGCTGGAGCAGAGATCGGGAGAACTTGGGAAGAAGGTCCCTGAGCTGACAGCGAAAAACCAGGCCTTACAGAAGGAGGTGGAAAAGGCTTATCTGGATAATAAGCTCCTCGGCCAGCAAGTGCATAACTTAACAACCGAAATGAAAAATCATTATGttcctttaaaagtaaatgaagaaatgaaaaagtcacATGATAGAATTGTCGGTGATTTGAATAAAAAGCTTTTAGATGTGACACAAAAATACACCGAAAAGAAGTTGGAGATGGAGAAGTTGCTGACGGAAAATGACAGTTTAAGTAAAAATGTTAGCCGCCTGGAAACACTGTTCATACCTCCCGAGAAACACGAAAAAGAGGTGATGGCTCTGAAGTCCAATATCGCTGAACTTAACAAACAGCTGTCTGAACTTAATAGGAAATGTGGCGAAGAGCAAGAGAAAGTGTATTCACTCATGTCTGAAAACACCAAATTGAAAAAGACCATGAGTAATCAGTATGTGCCAGTTACAACCCACGAAGAGATCAAAACTGCGCTGAGTAGCACGTTAGATAAAACTAACAGAGAATTGTTCGATGTGAAGAAAAAACTGGAACACGTAAATCaagaacttataaaaataaaagaggaggaTGAAATATTAAGAAGAAACCTGGAGAACACTCGGAACCAAATGAAGGCCGAGTACATCAGCCTTCGCCAGCACGAGGAGGAGGTGCGCGCCGTCAGCGAGAGCGCGAGGAAGGCGCAGGATGACCGCGCCGGAATCCTGGCCAGCTACAGGAAAGGCCAGGCAGAGATTGTGGCACTGCAGGGCGAAATCGAAGCCCAGAAAAAAGAACTCGACACTATACAAGAATGCATTAAACTGAAATATGCTCCAGTTGCCAGCCTTGAAGAGTGTGAGAGGAAGTTCAAGGccacagagaaagaactaagaGAACAGTTGTCGGAGCAGATGCGGAAGTGTAATAGCAGAGACGAGGAGAACAGGAAGTGCAGACGGGAGAACGACAAGCTGCAGAAGGAGGTCTGCACTCTTCAGGAGGAGGTAAAGGGTAAGAACGCTCTCATCGAGAATTCACATGAAACGCAAAGAGCACTGAGCAGAAAGACGGAAGAGCTGAACAGACAGTTGAAGGACCTGTCGCAGAAATACACGgaggtggagaaggagaaggagaagctggtagaagaaaatgccaaacagACTTCTGACATCCTTACAGCACGGGCGCTTCTGGAAAAGCAGTACGTTCCGTCGGAACAGGTCGAGGCCCTGAAGAAGTCTCTCAACGGCACAATTGAGAATCTGAAGGAGGACCTGAGGAATCAGCAGCAGCGTTATGAGAAGGAGCAGCAGGCGGTGACCGCCCTGAACCAGCTGCTGGAGAAGCAGCGCAGCGCCTCGGTGCCACTGGCAGAGCACTTGCAGGTGAAGGAAGCCTTTGAGAAAGAACTCGGGATCCTGAAAGCCAGCTTGAGGGCCACGGAAGAAGAAAACCAACACAAAGCTGAAGAAGTCTCCAAACTCCAGTCGGAGGTTCAGAATAGCaaacaagcattaaaaaaattagagacCAGGGAGGTAGTTGATTTGTCTAAACACAAAGCGATGAAAAGTGATTTGGAGGCGCAGATTTCCAACTTAAATGAAAAACTGGCCAATCTGAATAGGAAGTATGAAGAAGTGTGTGAGGAGGTTCTGCATGCCAAAAAGAAGGAGCTATCTGCAAAGGATGAGAAAGAGTTACTCCATTTCAGCATCGAGCAGGAAATCCGGGACCAGCAGGAGCGGTGCGACAAGTCTCTGTCAACAGTCACAGAGTTACAGCAGAGAATACATGAGTCTGCTAAGCAGATCGAGGCGAAAGACAATAAG ATAACTGAGCTGCTTAATGATGTAGAAAGACTGAAACAGGCCCTGAATGGCCTCTCACAACTTGCCTACTCAAGCGGGAGTCCGAGCAAGAGGCAGAGCCAACTGATGGACGCGCTGCAGCACCAAGTGCGgtccctgcagcagcagctggct GATGCTGACAGACAGCACCAAGAAGTAATTGCAATTTATCGGACACACCTTCTCAGTGCCGCACAG GGCCACATGGACGAAGACGTGCAGGCGGCCCTGCTCCAGATTGTGCAGATGCGGCAGGGGCTCGTGTGCTAG